The genome window ATAAGTTTAATTGCATTACCTTATTACAACCTGGGACGAGATCTTCAAGTGTCTTCATTCTTTTACTAATCTTTTCTCTTCGAACCTGATCAAAAAATGTGACAAAGATTAGTTCATGACTTTTAGCATGACGGTAATGTGTGTCGTATTGCTTACTCTTTCAGCTAAACTATGGCTATCAGTGGCTTGACCCCTTCTTGCCCTGACATGAATGTAGTCCTTGAATGGCTCAAGAGGCTTCTTTCCGTTATAAATTTGTTTATCGTCTTCATCTGAAGAATCTCCTTTTTCTTCCTTCAGTTTAACATCGTCGTTCTTGTTGGCATTGCACTTTTTCATCTTTGATCTATTCACATTTGAAACCTCGTCGCCTCCTGCTTCCTGTACTAATGATTTCTcaatcaaattcaaaaaaatcgaTAAATTTGTATACAAGGGAAAAAGAAGCATTTTTGTGTTTTACCTTTGCAGCATTTTTACCCTGTGTTGAAAGAGCTTCCTTGCCTTTTTCTTTCGAAAATCCCtttctttttcttgaatttaATCCCATCGGAGTACTGAACACATTTTCGACGCTAGTGTTTTGTGCAGAAACAGAGGACTCTTCATTCGAATTGGCACCAGAGCATGATAAATTGCTGATTTTTGTATCTAAATCTGAAGCATTGACACTAGGCCTCATGTCCATCTGAAGTTGACTTGCATTCTTGTTTTCTTGGATACCCATGTGAGATCCAAGGGCTTGTAAAGATGGGCTACTAGAAACTCTAGGTAGTTTTGAATTTCCCAAAACAATTCCACTAGATCTGTACTGAAATTCAGCATTGTTTAGTCCAGTTTGACTTGTTCTACCATTAAAACTCTTGCTTCCAAAGCAAGAAAACTTGGCAGCTCTCTCCGCGAAACCAGGATCAGTTGGCAATGCTGGCAAAACAGGGCTCATGTACATTGAACTTCTTGAAACAGAAAAATCTTCTTTCACAAAATGATTCAAAGGAGTGTTATATGCGTTGTTGGTTACAGGGGAAGATACTAATGAGCTCAAATTTGCCTCGAATTGAGAATATTGTTCTGTCGTCTTTCGAAAATTTGGAATTTGAGAGGTGTTGGTCATCTGCAATTGTGTTGGTGAAGTTTGGAACTGGTTTTGTGGTGATGAAATtccattattaaaaaaatactcatTTTCCATGTTGTCGAAAAAAGAAGTGATTTTCGAAACAGGGTATCTGAAACAATGATGAATCTGAGAACCCAGATGAGGATTTGCAGGAAAGATTTCAACTTGTGAAGATTTTAGGTCTTTAAGGTTCTTGATGCAGCTACATGAGTATAATGTATGTGAAAAAACAGAGGAAACAGAGTAGTTTAGGTGGGGAAGAATAATGAATGGAAATTATGAAAAGTGGGCTCAAAATGATTGCAATCTTGGAAAGTGATATTGCTGGTGAAGTTGGTGAATGAATGAGATTTGTGATGTTTGAGAATTGGAAAGATAAGAGAGAAGGGGGGAAAGTATAGGCCAAGGAATGGAAGTTATATAGTCACGGAACCACATAGGTCACGCGCATTAAACAATAGGAGGTTAATCTAGACTGAAGTctccattttttaaaaaatcagtaaatattttatttaacttttaatcttgtttaattaaataattttcaattaatgTTGGAACtcgaataattaaatattatttttaattttagtttttagatTTTAGTAAAATTAACTTTGATTTTCGCTTCCACTCCACTCACGCACACCTAACACGAGCAATAGAAAATTGGAAGAgagaaaaaggagaagagtaCATGAAGCTATAGAACATGCACACCAAAGTAGAAAAGTTGTGCAGTCCAATGATTTGAAACAATTTCTACAATTTTGCAAAGCTTTTCATCCAATCTATGAAAGTCAGTAGGCTACTCCATTCCGATTTTAGCCGATAATTCATAATTATGTCATCGAGCTGCGTTGCTTGTAAAGATCGTTCTCCACCATGTCTCTCCAATTTATCTTGGTTAATTTCAACGTGAAACCAAAGAATATTATCGGATACAACGTTACTCTTCATCCTAATTTTTCGGTTGATTTAGAGCGGAATGAAATAATACATGTATGTATAGGAAGTGGGCTACCTTGTTTATATCCACCATCctcaaaactaaaataaataaactatgaTTCTCTTTCAAGTGAGAAATCCGAACATGCAATATTCGTTTTTATAtctgtttaaaaatatataatttaatttcaaaaatatatttatgtgggagtaatatatactccctccgtagtGTGGTTGATtatgttcactgtttgcacgcattttgaggctcctataaagtatactttcataaattttttctaattttttttgaataaaagtttaaacatcaaatttttatccagaaaaactttttttttagaaaaaaattatgtaactatactttaaattagtgtggaaaaacgtgcccaaaagtaatgtaaagaaatgagagagacagaTGGAGTATTTCTTAATCGAtataagttttcaaaaataaCGGATAAAAGTGTTtcagtttttaataataagccTCTCAAAAactttactccctctgtccctctcattttttttaccttactttttggcacgttttttcacactcatttaaagtatagttccatcatatatttttttaattttttttctgaatgctagtttgatgtctaaatttttattcacaaaaagaaaattttaatttttttttataaaactatactttataagagcctcaaaatgtgtgcaaacagtgaacgtaaacaactaCGGGGAACAGAGAGAATACAACATAATGAGTAAATAACACCTAGTCCCTTATTTTATGTAAAGTAAATTTGGAAagatgtttttttaaaatttaaattttgacataACCCATTTCATGAATTTCTTATTGTgatgaattattatatatatttttaagtttgttttaCACATACCAATTACTTCAAATATTGGGgtaattaattatatgtaaataaaaaatattcttacAGGTCAAATACTGTATCGGTTTCTAATTGTCTTTTCGAGTCGTTTGATTCGAGGAGTGGTACGGGGTTGAAACGAATCGGTTAAACTGGTATGAGTTTAAGTATCATAtctatatcatgtgtttggttgagtgctgaaATCagtatatacaatattatatattttgcatcattgatttaattttgtataaaatattaatatttcatatttatatagagacaaaaaaaataaaaaatggatGCATCTCATACCTCCATCTCATAACCACCTCCCCACATGGGTATCAAAACCCATACCTTGGGGGTTTAAGATAtgagtttgaaattttgttttttttaaccaAACACTAGGTATGAGTTTAGAATGGACAATCCTCATAATTCGAGATACccacgaaccaaacgacccttaGCTGTGAATTGTACCAAAATACCGAAAGGATCAGAGAGcttctttaatatattaaaaatcttcaTCTAATCAAAGGACAAGTATTTTTGACTTAATACAACTATTTTTTAATAGTCACACTCAGACACCTAAGCAGTTGTTACCATGATGATCATCTACAAGGTGACAAGCGTTGTGGGATAACAAGAACTGATGTTGATTAagagtttgaggatgataacaACAGAAATTGATGCTGATCAAAAGCTCCTAGAGGAAATCAAAAGCAAGAAGCAGATAACTGTCTTGTTGACGAAGTAAAAGCTTGGTGATAATCAAAAGCACGAGGCTTTTCATGGTAATTATCATAACAAGCCGCAGCTAAAATACACTATATAAAATTCATGTACCATTCATGAAGACAAGTATATCCAGTCACTAGCATTTTTATATCAATTGTATATCTTTTACAATAAgccatatttaaaataaaaaacagctAACCAGTAATACaattacaaacaaaaaaaattagagaactttttttttatgaacAGACAAATAtggtaaataaaatatttttttaaacatcaTCTTCTCTACACGTGTCAACAAACCAACTAAATCCGTATGATGAACTATTTTCCCGTATGTCTAGGTTCTTCTCCCTTCGTCTTGCAGGAGGTTCATATATGTGTAACCAACATTGTACATCTGTCCACTTGGTTCTACAGGTTCAGGGTCTGATAGAGAGAACTATAGTCTAGCATTCCGAGCTACAAGTCTGTATTTGCTTCTGGATGTGCCCATGATAAGGGCCTCTCTTGATCAAAAAATCTGGGAGTCCTCATAGTACCCCCATCAGGAAAAGCAATATGAGGTGTTCGGCTATTCACGTAGTTTTCTTGAAAAGGCCTTCGAGTCAAGAAAATTGAGGCAAGGCCACTCATTCCGCCTCATGAGGAAAAGCCACTCAAATACTCAATATCATTCCTTTTTTTAGCGCACTCTACAGTGTTTCTTCGTTGTTTCCACACTCAACTTGAGAAATAAGACCTTGGCCTGCAATGCGAAAGAATATCAATTCCTTATAACTGTTCACGTGGTAAGAAGTTTCAAAATTCAGAATGAAAACTTAAGTAAAAACTCTCATACTAACACATATTATGCAAACATGTGCTTTATATAAATGTAGGACCTACTCTCTAAAATAAGATGCAAGTTACAGAAATGAACACAATTACTCGATAAAAAGTTTTAAGGAGTGTATcaaaaaagacaaaaaaatGGTTAAAGCATATGCAGTTCCTTTTCCTAACATCATCTGCATATGAACTACACcatcaaattcaaaaaatgatAGAAAGAATAATCTAATGAACTAGCAAGGCTATAATAGAAACTTAAAAAGcaacaaatcaacaatggaaccAGAACCCAAATAACAAACACTTTGAAAAAGCTAATATTGATGAAAATTTGGAATGTAATGAAGttcaaaggaaaaaaaaggCATACACCCCTAAATACTTGATACCACACATTTTCTTAGTGCACCCTAAAATACTCAAGAcctaattaattggatttagcATGCTGAGTTGTACTCATCCAAATAGTTATCTTGAGAAAATTGCAAAATCCTCCAAATTGCTGGCAACAGAGATGAAAATTGTAACTACAAGAACTATAGTTCTGAAGAAACACCAACTTTATAAGGCTAAAATGAAGTGCCAATATTTTGGAGAAAGAACATACCTTATCAACATAGCCCTCATGGGTGTTACGAGGTACCTCCTCCACAACCCAACCTTCTGGTAGCTTGTAAGGGGAGCTAAATGGGGTCTTTCTAGCAGGAACAATCACCATTTTGTACTTATTTGGGCCTTTTCATCTGCAAGTTTCAGCATCTGGCAACAAGCCAGCGATAGTCGATATATATACAGATTTAGTTAAGTCGACAgctttcaatatcttatttgagGCTATGTACAATCTAACACTTGAGTTTTTTAGGCAACTCTAATTTACATCATGTTTATCactttatttcaaattaaaggGCTACTAAACAAAACAAGGGTTCTATTTGGAGAAGCAGTAGCGCCTTGGTCTAATATTTTAAGGTTCCCGGTCCCTGTCCATCAATGTCCAGGACCATTTAACCGGCCATCATTTTCCTGATTGGCACAAAATTATAGCCGGAAGGTACTTCCACTTCCACCTATAATTTTTGGCTGGAAGGCACTTCTTTATCTAGCTATACATTTTAGCTGGTAGGGGAGGGTAAAAGTTCCCTGGACATCAATGGCCACAATATAAATTCTAGTTAGGATTAAGCATATTCCTAATAAGATTTCACTGATTGTGAGAAAATGCATACACAAATATGGTGCAACATAGTAAATTAAGAGTATATTTGAACTCTTATCTATTTCTattgtttaattataataatttttgtgataATTGCACATTTCCACTGACAACATCATTTAGAAGATGGAGTGTGCTAATCATATGTGGCACAACAATTTAATTATCTAGTCGTCATCTATACAAACATGTTAGCTGAATCAACAGTATATATATGACATTAATTGGGATTACTTGCTTACGAAGATGCAATTCTAGCACTAAAGTGTAATTAAGAAGGCCTTTTGCATGAGTACTAAAGATAGATCGACTTGACTTATTACAAGGCTCATTGTTCAGTGCTACTCTTGAGACACCAAATGAAGGGCAAATCACATAGTCTTCATTAAAATAAGAGTTAATGTTTAAATAatagattatataattttttgtcacTAGCTAGATATACCAATAAACTACAAAAATAAGTTTAGATTAAAAGGTTGTCCTGACACTTACATTTGGAACAACCCGAAGATATATAGGAGCATAAACGAGATTAATCAATATTCCTTGGAACTTGAATTTCATTACTGGGACATAAGGATCCACAATAGTTTGCAGATTTGTAACTTCATCCATTTTAGCCAAAATTTTACGCAAGGAGGAAAAAAATTCCTGTAGAGAAAAGAACGCAAACAACCAAATTAATTTAACACGATATTCTGGTACTTGCCATATTTATCTCCTACTtaaagaaatttatatttcacGTACCTCTAGTCTCACATTATAAGGCCCAACACACAAGGTGTCTAAGTCAGCTCCAGGACCATGTACCTAATTTTAATAGGAATAAGCTTTTGAATCTCAAAATGCCTTCTTATCATTTTTCGCATGAAGTTTTCTAGTTAAAAcatacacacacagatataaCCCCACTCACAATCCAAATCAAACCAATCATAAGAGATATCAAGCTGAATTGTGACGCAGGTGCACATAAACACAAGTGGCCGAACCAATAAGAGCCTAACTCAGACTGAACTTCGATTGAGCCGGAATATTGAAAACATGATTAGAGAAGTTAAATGAGTAGGGAAATGGAAAGAGGACCTTGTCAATATGAGATGCGTCAGCGCGAGGCACCTCCTCAACCTCCCAACCTTCCGGTAGTTTGAAACCACCAGATCTGAACGGTAGAGGCGGTGGCGGAGGAGGAGGATTGTAGACTACCAAAGTCCCTGGCCTGCACAGAGAAGGGCGGTCAATTGCAGCATATAGTGAATGAACATGTTGCAAAAACTACGGgagaaaacaaagaaagaagACATGCACTCTTACCCAACTATCTATAGTAAACTGCAAGAAACTACCGAACTATCCATGTGTCGATTATAGACAAACAAAGAAAGAGAAACTATAGGTCGCACATGCATTATAACTCAACTTAATTAAGTGCAACCCAAATTAATGTAAACTACAGGAGGTTTTAATGTGCATTATTGCTCGAaagttcaaatttaaattttcattgGTATTACTGATTCCTTTTAACATACATTCCTACCCAACTATCGATAGTAATACTTCATGTTCATGAGTTGTCAACAGCGAGAACTTATATTTATGCCACCTAAAAGGCCGCCTAATGGAGTTTATTgactatttattatattatttagttttgaTACTTGGATTTGACACCACAAACAATCAAATAACACCAGAATATGATGATGTCTAGCTTCAAGGTTTTCGCTTTActcatacataaaaaaaatttctttcttcTTAATACTCTCTGATCCCATCAAATGTAAGCAAGGAAAAAAGTATAATCAAAAAGTTTTCTTTACATGATTTTCAAGTTATGTACTTGGTAATAGGTACAAGACAACAAATTTCTAAGGACATAACCATATCAACCCCTAACTAAATTCAATAATCAATTAACATGGaataatttcattatataaaagTAAATTAATATTACCTTAAAATATGTACCGCGGACATTTGATTCTCAATATtttttggagcattttcttcattatttcccTGAAGTACCTCATTTATAGGTGTTAGCTGAACATGAAAGAATATGATAGGGgagttatattaaaaaaatctatcatAAATCATTTTGAAGATATCAGATATATTCTATATGGAAATTATAGAGAAAAAATTCAATGTTTGTCACAATAAAATTGTGAGCTTATCATTGGAGATATGTTTCCAAAATTCTATGTAGATTCAAGATTTTACCATTAGCAACATTTTCATTTCCTCTTTCATTCTGAAATCCTCGTCTTCCCTGCCACTTGTTATCCACCCTAGCCaatataaatagaaaaaattattcacaagtcacaaataaaaaaaataaagctgAGCAAGTACATGAAATGTGACCTAGTTACAATCCAAAGCAAATAATAGTACTTGTCCGTAAAATATATAGTATCTATTATAATTGGGACTAATAAGAAGGTCTATGAAATCGAACTTATTAAATAATCGACTATCCATTTATGAAGGTGTACAACtactatattaataatatttaatgttaAAATTAGAGTCTCATGCTCCTACTGAGTTGTTTTGCTTTAAAGGGTACATAAACAAAAAGACAATTAATTATACTCGCAAAATAAAACTGcgcacaaaattttatattttacaaaaagagAGTAGACATGACAACAAAAATCAATCATATCATGTAaacaactatatatattaacatatagtTAGTAGGCCATATAAAGCTTTTAATTCTGAATTAGCAAAAtataaatctaatttttttttgaaaaagttgACTAAGACTAAATTATACTTACAACACTAAcacaacacacaatatttcatatattgCTATGGTATGTTTTCACTTATATCcttgtaattttcatttgatAGAATCAGCCTCTATTTGATACACCAAGAACAACCCCCATCCCAAAAATCTGAAATAACGTCTACAAAGAGAAAATTATCAATTCAATACTcatcataaagtaaattaattaaaaataaaaaaactactGTCCTTCATGttgaatatttataaatcacAAATGCAACTTAACAATCATATTACAATTACATTTTCAGATACAAACATATACTGaaaattagatataaatttgctaaaaaattaattaaaagtttgGAATCAACATAAGAAATCCTAAACATAACAGTAACGCTAAATCCAGGTTTTCCAACGAAAAAAaagattcacaaaaaaaaatataatcaaaagcaatgataaaattttatagaaatgtaTATAGATATCACCTTTGCGGTCCTCTGGTTCTTTATTTTGAGACTCTCCCAACTcgttgtccagagattcatcaATAATGGAGGCGCCGCCGCGGCAACCTCTGATAAAAGCCATAAGTATAAGTGTATAACCCTAGACGCTAGACAACAGGAAGAGGGACTTATATAccgtttaatttttatttaggccCATTTGTTCATGGGTAAATGAGCCCATTGAAGAATaagttggaaaagagatttttatatagtttgattttaattttttagggCCCATATGTTTAAGAGTGAACAAGCCCAGTGAAGTGAATAAAAGAGTGTTTGGCAACTTTTTTTTGTCCACGCTATTTTTATAGAAGTGAATAGTAATAGAATTACAAGCAGTAAcaattatacttttatacactTTTTTACATAAATGAATATCCtcatgaattatttatatttatatttacgattaactaaataatatttgttaataatatctatatcatttttcataaattacacgttattaaaattaaaatgattgtgaattttacatcaaaataacatgagattattaattaaaaatgaactaatataacaaaaaattatgcaAAAGACATATAAACTAATCAAATAATGAGTGTTAAGTAATGATATTTTTtcccaaaattttgaattaataataattaatcttgAAAAACAATGAATTGtgtcatttaaaattttttattttaacaaacaaTATCATCCGTTGAATATTTAGATTTATCACTCCATCAAAATTTTACTCACCAAAACAAACGACTTCTTagttttttttgacgaaaagctagagattttattaactttttttaaaaaaaaagataagcAGACAATTTTACTAATCACAATTTTACTAATCACAGTTCACAGCCTCCAACAAGAAGCTGGGAAGAAAACAGAAGACAGCAGACCTAGAGAAAACAGAACATGAAGCAAGCATACCAACGCTAACCAAACACAACCAACCTAAACTACTTATTAACCTTGACAGCCGGAACATACAACTACAGCTGAAGCATTCTAGAGAACCACCTAAATAGCGACCTAAGCATCCAGCGAAGAGAAATCTATCTGCCAAACCTGCATGGAACACCTCTTCGTGCTCAGCTACTTCCTCCACATCCTGAGCTCCAAGCATGCCACCATTGACTCCCACGGCTCCATTGACACCATACATTGATCAATTTATAGTGCTGATGCTTGCAAAACTAAGCAAGATATTTACAATGATGACTGTGACATCAATTCAAGAGCTGAGCAGCAAAATTTCTTGAAAGCTCGGCCAAAGATTTGAAATTTATGGAGCTGGACATGCATTGGTTCTAAGAGCCAATGGAGGAGCAACCTGAAGAAGTTGATTAGGAACATTAATACTCGCCAATGTAAACTATTATCAAAATCTGCTATAACCAGGCTGCAATAAATCTATTTCTTCTTGCACCTTCTTTTGCTAGCCAAACAGCAGAGGAGTTTAGCCGCCTGGGAATATAAGAAATATTGACTTTGTGCAAGGCATCATTAAGCTAAAGGAATTGAAGATTTTTTTCCCATAATGATCCAGATTTCAACTTGAGAACATTATTAACTAGCACAGAACAGTCAGAAAGGAGCATGCATTCATGCAAGAAATTTATTAACTTAACTCCATCTCAATACAAGCTTGAATATTGATAGTAATAGATGACCTATCAAAACTACGACTAGGTATAAATACAATTCCCTAAGCAAACTGATGAGCAACCATATATGTAGAACACTTGACAGATAACAATTGAACATTGTCTAGACACTGCATAAAACTTCGACATTCCGAATAATCACTCCAAAATGAGACCGCATTGGAATTGCAGACCTGATGGCTTGAACCACAACCAAGCAATCAGACTCGAGGGTAACTGATAACCATTTCTTCTGATCAATCCAGCTTAATTAAGCCTTCCTTCACAGCTATGGCCTCCGCAAAAACTGGGCTAATGCACTCCGACTTAGTTAAGACTTTTGTTTCTATCAATCTTCTATCTGAATCTCTAGCGACCATGCATTCCGAAACCAACTTCAGAAATAGTTGCATCAACGGAAACCTTaactgtgtttggttggggctTTGCCCAGGAAGTAACTCCATCTCTATTAGCCTGTGGTTCAAGAAGAATGCTATAAGACCTGCTGCGATTGTAAATTGTGTAAGCCTGTGTTTCGCTGCTGCTACTATCTTGTTAACAGATGAGAATTTCTGATTCCAAACTAGATCCTTGCGAGCCCTCCAGATGGCCCAACACAGCGTCTGCATAgttaaattcattaaattagatATAAGCTTCACacactaaatatataaatagtatAGTAATGATTTAACAAGAAAATAAACTCAACACACTTTTTCTTAGTAGATAAAGCTACGGCTTATTCTTTATAACAAATTCACGCTACAGCATGCAAAGAGCCTCACTTCTGTGTTTTACAAACTTGTATATCTTACTACGCATGCAAGCAGTACCATAATAAGCCTGTCTAACACCTGCACACCTATTCACTTATGTATGTTTACAATTAATAAACCTGCTTCATATTTCTACAGCCCACCATAATTTTAggatatatatattgaatacaCATTTATGCAGCTGCTCTCCTTATCTTTATTTTTCAACCTTCCATTTATTCAAGCCGTGTGTAGCCTACCTTGTTTTAAGGAATCCAAGCTGGTTCATGCATGCACGTAGTCTTGATTTTGAGTTTACACAAAGCAAGCTGTTATAGTTAATAACATGGACTAAATAAAAATCCTTCAGAGTTGTCCAGCGGCTTCGATTTCACTGCTGCATCTTTTATTTTTCTGCCTTTCATACTACTACATCTGTTTTCAAGATTTGCTGATATTATTTACCTTCCAGAGAGTTTGACTTCTAAGTTCTAACAGAAGTGAGTTCAGTTTCTGCAGAACCGCAACTGGGGATGGATTTCGCGTAGCACTACAGATCATCAGCCCTGGATCAGTAATCCAAGAATTTAATTAGTGTGAGTTTTGAATTGAGGGGGTCTAGTATCATGTTCCCAGTCTAATTGATTCCTGTTTTTATTAGCAGAAAAACCAGGTTTTAGTGAAGGAGTTGAGAGTCCCACCTTCAGGGCGAAAGACCTTTATTTCGTGACAGAGTATTCTCAGCCGACATGGGACAGTTCAAGTACTCTTGCTTATGGAAACGATGGTTAGTTACTGGAGAAGTCCGGATTACAATCTTGTTTGATACTTTTTTACCTTGGCTGCTGCAC of Daucus carota subsp. sativus chromosome 3, DH1 v3.0, whole genome shotgun sequence contains these proteins:
- the LOC108211334 gene encoding transcription factor bHLH62; this encodes MENEYFFNNGISSPQNQFQTSPTQLQMTNTSQIPNFRKTTEQYSQFEANLSSLVSSPVTNNAYNTPLNHFVKEDFSVSRSSMYMSPVLPALPTDPGFAERAAKFSCFGSKSFNGRTSQTGLNNAEFQYRSSGIVLGNSKLPRVSSSPSLQALGSHMGIQENKNASQLQMDMRPSVNASDLDTKISNLSCSGANSNEESSVSAQNTSVENVFSTPMGLNSRKRKGFSKEKGKEALSTQGKNAAKEAGGDEVSNVNRSKMKKCNANKNDDVKLKEEKGDSSDEDDKQIYNGKKPLEPFKDYIHVRARRGQATDSHSLAERVRREKISKRMKTLEDLVPGCNKVTGKALMLDEIINYVQSLQRQVEFLSMKLATVNPRLDINMGSLLSKNTIQPSDTIPHQSYQFNSPSSAYYSHHQSHQIPQVHKTPEPIDPAFSRNPGMQIDGHGEGLSQFLSFSEDDLQSIVQMGFATNQTPHMKLEL